A single region of the Musa acuminata AAA Group cultivar baxijiao chromosome BXJ1-11, Cavendish_Baxijiao_AAA, whole genome shotgun sequence genome encodes:
- the LOC135597631 gene encoding uncharacterized protein LOC135597631 isoform X6 yields the protein MELRRWGFLLLVASSIQFISISFPARGQPSNSQEVRGEGYCSMYGICGQRSDGKVLSCPNRTHSVKPDKVLSSKIQSLCPTISGNVCCSPDQFDILRGQVQQVIPLLVGCPACLRNFLNLFCELVCSPNQSLFTNVTSVKKVNGNRMAVDAIDFYVTHYFGEQLFNSCKDVKFGSMNTRAMDFIGAGAKNYPEWFAYLGHQANSNEPGSPYAITFRSKSNDSSGMMPMNVTAYSCVDSSLGCSCGDCPSSSVCFDSLPPAPHVKQFCSIKIVSLKVKCLDLSLAIGYLFLISAFLLWGFVYRKERTDTLRTKPSINVNEESKLNSDEKQEILCISQISEAPPVVKAQQPVAQRYMSNFFRKYGSFVSKHPTLVLCLSLAVPLLLCLGLIHFEVETRPEKLWVGPGSKTAKEKQFFDSTLAPFSRIEQLILASILDSNGERAPSIVTDKNLKLLFELQKKVDGLRANYSGSMVSLTDICLKPLGRNCATQSVLQYFKMDPQNYDAYGGLDHVQYCFQHFSSAEKCLSEFQAPLDPSTALGGFSGSNYSEALAFVITYPVNNELDKKSTEYAKSVAWEKAFIRLMQDELVPMVQPQNLTLSFSSESSIEEELKRESTADVITILVSYLVMFAYISITLGDRCQLSSSFVSSKVLLGLSGVVLVMLSVLGSVGFYSIIGVKSTLIIMEVIPFLVLAVGVDNMCILVHAVKRQPLELVLEERISNALVEVGPSITLASLSEVMAFAVGSFIPMPACRVFSMFAALAVLLDFILQVTAFVSLIIFDFLRAEDDRVDCVPCIRLASSSSADEGIVKQDLGLLTRYMKDVHAPLLSLQGVKIVVVAVFFGFAFASIALCTRVQPGLEQKVVLPRDSYLQSYFDDIAKYLRVGPPLYFVLKDFNYSLESRNTNQICSISQCDPNSFLNEITKASLVPSSSYIAKPAASWLDDFLIWLSPEAFSCCREFLNGSYCPPDDQPPCCQPNDGLCTTGVECKDCTTCFLYSDLHDGRPSTVQFMEKLPWFLSALPSSNCAKGGKGAYTNSVNISE from the exons TGACATATTACGTGGCCAAGTCCAGCAA GTAATTCCCCTTCTTGTGGGTTGCCCAGCTTGCTTGAGAAACTTTTTGAATCTCTTTTGTGAGCTTGTTTGCTCTCCCAATCAAAGCCTATTTACTAATGTGACATCAGTCAAGAAG GTGAATGGTAATAGGATGGCTGTTGATGCAATAGATTTTTATGTAACTCATTACTTTGGAGAGCAATTATTTAACTCATGCAAGGATGTGAAGTTTGGTTCTATGAATACTCGTGCAATGGATTTTATTGGTGCTGGCGCCAAAAATTATCCTG AGTGGTTTGCATATCTTGGTCATCAAGCAAATTCTAATGAACCTGGCTCACCCTATGCAATTACTTTTCGATCAAAGTCTAATGACTCATCTGGAATGATGCCTATGAATGTAACTGCTTATTCATGTGTTGACTCttctttgggctgttcttgtggtgATTGTCCTTCATCTTCTGTATGCTTTGATTCTTTGCCACCAGCTCCACATGTGAAACAATTTTGTTCAATCAAAATTGTTTCTTTAAAG GTCAAATGTTTGGATTTGTCATTAGCAATTGGGTACCTTTTCTTAATTTCTGCTTTTCTACTATGGGGTTTTGTATACAGAAAAGAAAGAACTGATACCTTAAGAACAAAACCTTCAATCAATGTGAATGAAGAGAGCAAACTCAATTCTGATGAAAAGCAGGAAATTCTTTGCATTTCACAG ATATCTGAAGCACCTCCAGTAGTTAAGGCACAGCAACCTGTTGCTCAACGTTATATGTCAAACTTCTTCAG GAAGTATGGAAGTTTTGTTTCCAAACATCCAACTCTTGTTTTGTGCTTATCATTGGCTGTTCCTCTTCTTCTATGCCTAGGACTTATCCATTTCGAGGTGGAAACTCGTCCTGAGAAG CTATGGGTTGGTCCTGGAAGTAAGACTgcaaaagaaaaacaattttttgaTAGCACCCTTGCTCCTTTCTCCAGAATTGAACAG CTTATATTAGCAAGTATTCTGGATTCAAATGGTGAGAGAGCACCAAGTATTGTGACTGACAAAAACCTAAAGTTACTTTTTGAATTACAAAAGAAG gtTGATGGGCTTCGTGCAAATTATTCTGGATCCATGGTTTCCCTAACTGATATCTGCTTGAAGCCACTTGGTAGAAATTGCGCCACTCAGAGTGTTCTGCAG TATTTCAAAATGGATCCCCAAAACTATGATGCATATGGAGGTTTAGACCATGTTCAATACTGTTTTCAG CATTTCTCTTCTGCCGAAAAATGCTTGAGTGAGTTTCAAGCTCCTCTTGATCCCAGCACAGCATTAGGGGGATTTTCAGGAAGTAATTACTCAGAG GCCTTGGCTTTTGTAATAACTTATCCCGTGAACAATGAGCTTGATAAAAAAAGCACTGAATATGCAAAGTCTGTTGCCTGGGAGAAGGCTTTCATTCGCTTAATGCAG GATGAGCTTGTACCAATGGTGCAGCCACAGAATCTTACACTTTCTTTTTCATCAGAAAGCTCTATTGAGGAAGAATTAAAAAGAGAAAGTACTGCTGATGTGATAACTATATTG GTGAGCTATCTTGTAATGTTTGCTTATATATCCATCACGCTGGGAGACAGATGTCAATTGTCATCTTCCTTTGTTTCTTCTAAG gtgCTTCTTGGCCTGTCTGGAGTAGTTCTGGTTATGCTTTCTGTTCTTGGATCAGTTGGGTTCTATAGTATCATTGGAGTTAAGTCGACACTCATCATAATGGAAGTGATACCTTTTCTTGTTTTGGCT GTTGGAGTGGATAACATGTGTATTCTTGTACATGCTGTTAAACGCCAACCATTAGAGTTGGTTTTAGAAGAACGGATAAGTAATGCACTCGTGGAAGTTGGGCCATCTATCACCCTTGCTAGTTTGTCTGAAGTTATGGCCTTTGCTGTGGGTAGTTTTATACCAATGCCTGCATGTCGTGTTTTCTCCATGTTTGCTG CATTGGCTGTTCTACTGGATTTCATTTTGCAAGTTACAGCTTTTGTTTCTCTGATAATCTTTGACTTCTTAAGAGCTGAAGATGACAGAGTTGATTGTGTTCCATGTATTAGACTTGCATCAAGCAGCAGCGCAGATGAAG GTATTGTCAAACAGGATCTTGGGTTGCTCACACGCTATATGAAG GATGTCCATGCACCTCTTCTTAGCCTTCAAGGAGTCAAGATTGTTGTAGTTGCTGTATTCTTTGGCTTTGCTTTTGCAAGCATT GCTCTATGTACCCGAGTTCAACCTGGTCTGGAGCAGAAAGTTGTCCTTCCCCGTGATTCATATCTGCAG agttattttgatgatattgCAAAGTATCTCAGAGTGGGACCACCATTATACTTTGTTCTAAAGGACTTCAACTACAG CTTGGAAtcaagaaatacaaaccaaataTGTTCGATCAGCCAGTGTGATCCAAACTCTTTCTTGAATGAG ATTACAAAAGCATCATTGGTGCCATCATCAAGTTATATCGCTAAACCTGCTGCTTCATGGCTAGATGATTTTCTTATTTGGTTATCCCCTGAAGCATTTAGCTGCTGTCGGGAGTTTTTGAATGGGAGCTATTGCCCCCCAGATGATCAG CCTCCTTGTTGCCAACCAAATGATGGATTATGTACAACTGGTGTTGAATGCAAAGACTGTACAACG TGCTTCCTCTATTCAGATTTGCATGATGGCCGACCATCAACAGTGCAATTCATGGAAAAGCTTCCATGGTTTCTCAGTGCTCTGCCATCTTCTAATTGTGCCAAGGGTGGTAAAGGAGCTTACACAAACAGTGTGAATATCTCCG AGTGA
- the LOC135597631 gene encoding uncharacterized protein LOC135597631 isoform X1 produces MELRRWGFLLLVASSIQFISISFPARGQPSNSQEVRGEGYCSMYGICGQRSDGKVLSCPNRTHSVKPDKVLSSKIQSLCPTISGNVCCSPDQFDILRGQVQQVIPLLVGCPACLRNFLNLFCELVCSPNQSLFTNVTSVKKVNGNRMAVDAIDFYVTHYFGEQLFNSCKDVKFGSMNTRAMDFIGAGAKNYPEWFAYLGHQANSNEPGSPYAITFRSKSNDSSGMMPMNVTAYSCVDSSLGCSCGDCPSSSVCFDSLPPAPHVKQFCSIKIVSLKVKCLDLSLAIGYLFLISAFLLWGFVYRKERTDTLRTKPSINVNEESKLNSDEKQEILCISQISEAPPVVKAQQPVAQRYMSNFFRKYGSFVSKHPTLVLCLSLAVPLLLCLGLIHFEVETRPEKLWVGPGSKTAKEKQFFDSTLAPFSRIEQLILASILDSNGERAPSIVTDKNLKLLFELQKKVDGLRANYSGSMVSLTDICLKPLGRNCATQSVLQYFKMDPQNYDAYGGLDHVQYCFQHFSSAEKCLSEFQAPLDPSTALGGFSGSNYSEALAFVITYPVNNELDKKSTEYAKSVAWEKAFIRLMQDELVPMVQPQNLTLSFSSESSIEEELKRESTADVITILVSYLVMFAYISITLGDRCQLSSSFVSSKVLLGLSGVVLVMLSVLGSVGFYSIIGVKSTLIIMEVIPFLVLAVGVDNMCILVHAVKRQPLELVLEERISNALVEVGPSITLASLSEVMAFAVGSFIPMPACRVFSMFAALAVLLDFILQVTAFVSLIIFDFLRAEDDRVDCVPCIRLASSSSADEGIVKQDLGLLTRYMKDVHAPLLSLQGVKIVVVAVFFGFAFASIALCTRVQPGLEQKVVLPRDSYLQSYFDDIAKYLRVGPPLYFVLKDFNYSLESRNTNQICSISQCDPNSFLNEITKASLVPSSSYIAKPAASWLDDFLIWLSPEAFSCCREFLNGSYCPPDDQPPCCQPNDGLCTTGVECKDCTTCFLYSDLHDGRPSTVQFMEKLPWFLSALPSSNCAKGGKGAYTNSVNISGYESGIIQASAFRTYHTPLSKQSDYVNSMKAARDFSSKLSDSLKMEIFPYSVFYIFFEQYLDIWRTALINISIGLDLLIGAVFIVCLILTSSIWITAIILLVLTMIIIDMLGVMAILDIQLNAISVVNLVMSIGIAVEFCVHVMHAFLVNSGDRGSRTTVAVSTMGASVFSGITLTKLVGVIVLRFSKSEVFVVYFFQMYMALVLIGFLHGLVFLPVILSICGPPPRSICQLRTQTS; encoded by the exons TGACATATTACGTGGCCAAGTCCAGCAA GTAATTCCCCTTCTTGTGGGTTGCCCAGCTTGCTTGAGAAACTTTTTGAATCTCTTTTGTGAGCTTGTTTGCTCTCCCAATCAAAGCCTATTTACTAATGTGACATCAGTCAAGAAG GTGAATGGTAATAGGATGGCTGTTGATGCAATAGATTTTTATGTAACTCATTACTTTGGAGAGCAATTATTTAACTCATGCAAGGATGTGAAGTTTGGTTCTATGAATACTCGTGCAATGGATTTTATTGGTGCTGGCGCCAAAAATTATCCTG AGTGGTTTGCATATCTTGGTCATCAAGCAAATTCTAATGAACCTGGCTCACCCTATGCAATTACTTTTCGATCAAAGTCTAATGACTCATCTGGAATGATGCCTATGAATGTAACTGCTTATTCATGTGTTGACTCttctttgggctgttcttgtggtgATTGTCCTTCATCTTCTGTATGCTTTGATTCTTTGCCACCAGCTCCACATGTGAAACAATTTTGTTCAATCAAAATTGTTTCTTTAAAG GTCAAATGTTTGGATTTGTCATTAGCAATTGGGTACCTTTTCTTAATTTCTGCTTTTCTACTATGGGGTTTTGTATACAGAAAAGAAAGAACTGATACCTTAAGAACAAAACCTTCAATCAATGTGAATGAAGAGAGCAAACTCAATTCTGATGAAAAGCAGGAAATTCTTTGCATTTCACAG ATATCTGAAGCACCTCCAGTAGTTAAGGCACAGCAACCTGTTGCTCAACGTTATATGTCAAACTTCTTCAG GAAGTATGGAAGTTTTGTTTCCAAACATCCAACTCTTGTTTTGTGCTTATCATTGGCTGTTCCTCTTCTTCTATGCCTAGGACTTATCCATTTCGAGGTGGAAACTCGTCCTGAGAAG CTATGGGTTGGTCCTGGAAGTAAGACTgcaaaagaaaaacaattttttgaTAGCACCCTTGCTCCTTTCTCCAGAATTGAACAG CTTATATTAGCAAGTATTCTGGATTCAAATGGTGAGAGAGCACCAAGTATTGTGACTGACAAAAACCTAAAGTTACTTTTTGAATTACAAAAGAAG gtTGATGGGCTTCGTGCAAATTATTCTGGATCCATGGTTTCCCTAACTGATATCTGCTTGAAGCCACTTGGTAGAAATTGCGCCACTCAGAGTGTTCTGCAG TATTTCAAAATGGATCCCCAAAACTATGATGCATATGGAGGTTTAGACCATGTTCAATACTGTTTTCAG CATTTCTCTTCTGCCGAAAAATGCTTGAGTGAGTTTCAAGCTCCTCTTGATCCCAGCACAGCATTAGGGGGATTTTCAGGAAGTAATTACTCAGAG GCCTTGGCTTTTGTAATAACTTATCCCGTGAACAATGAGCTTGATAAAAAAAGCACTGAATATGCAAAGTCTGTTGCCTGGGAGAAGGCTTTCATTCGCTTAATGCAG GATGAGCTTGTACCAATGGTGCAGCCACAGAATCTTACACTTTCTTTTTCATCAGAAAGCTCTATTGAGGAAGAATTAAAAAGAGAAAGTACTGCTGATGTGATAACTATATTG GTGAGCTATCTTGTAATGTTTGCTTATATATCCATCACGCTGGGAGACAGATGTCAATTGTCATCTTCCTTTGTTTCTTCTAAG gtgCTTCTTGGCCTGTCTGGAGTAGTTCTGGTTATGCTTTCTGTTCTTGGATCAGTTGGGTTCTATAGTATCATTGGAGTTAAGTCGACACTCATCATAATGGAAGTGATACCTTTTCTTGTTTTGGCT GTTGGAGTGGATAACATGTGTATTCTTGTACATGCTGTTAAACGCCAACCATTAGAGTTGGTTTTAGAAGAACGGATAAGTAATGCACTCGTGGAAGTTGGGCCATCTATCACCCTTGCTAGTTTGTCTGAAGTTATGGCCTTTGCTGTGGGTAGTTTTATACCAATGCCTGCATGTCGTGTTTTCTCCATGTTTGCTG CATTGGCTGTTCTACTGGATTTCATTTTGCAAGTTACAGCTTTTGTTTCTCTGATAATCTTTGACTTCTTAAGAGCTGAAGATGACAGAGTTGATTGTGTTCCATGTATTAGACTTGCATCAAGCAGCAGCGCAGATGAAG GTATTGTCAAACAGGATCTTGGGTTGCTCACACGCTATATGAAG GATGTCCATGCACCTCTTCTTAGCCTTCAAGGAGTCAAGATTGTTGTAGTTGCTGTATTCTTTGGCTTTGCTTTTGCAAGCATT GCTCTATGTACCCGAGTTCAACCTGGTCTGGAGCAGAAAGTTGTCCTTCCCCGTGATTCATATCTGCAG agttattttgatgatattgCAAAGTATCTCAGAGTGGGACCACCATTATACTTTGTTCTAAAGGACTTCAACTACAG CTTGGAAtcaagaaatacaaaccaaataTGTTCGATCAGCCAGTGTGATCCAAACTCTTTCTTGAATGAG ATTACAAAAGCATCATTGGTGCCATCATCAAGTTATATCGCTAAACCTGCTGCTTCATGGCTAGATGATTTTCTTATTTGGTTATCCCCTGAAGCATTTAGCTGCTGTCGGGAGTTTTTGAATGGGAGCTATTGCCCCCCAGATGATCAG CCTCCTTGTTGCCAACCAAATGATGGATTATGTACAACTGGTGTTGAATGCAAAGACTGTACAACG TGCTTCCTCTATTCAGATTTGCATGATGGCCGACCATCAACAGTGCAATTCATGGAAAAGCTTCCATGGTTTCTCAGTGCTCTGCCATCTTCTAATTGTGCCAAGGGTGGTAAAGGAGCTTACACAAACAGTGTGAATATCTCCG GCTATGAGAGTGGTATAATTCAAGCATCAGCTTTCCGTACTTATCATACACCACTTAGTAAACAA AGTGACTATGTGAACTCGATGAAAGCTGCACGGGATTTTAGCTCTAAGTTGTCTGATTCACTGAAG ATGGAAATCTTTCCCTATTCAGTGTTCTACATATTTTTTGAGCAATATTTAGATATATGGAGGACCGCTTTGATCAACATCTCAATCGGCCTAG ATTTGTTGATAGGTGCTGTATTTATTGTTTGCCTGATTCTCACTAGCAG CATATGGATCACAGCGATAATATTATTGGTCTTGACAAtgattattattgatatgctg GGAGTCATGGCTATCCTGGACATTCAATTGAATGCAATTTCTGTTGTAAACCTTGTGATGTCAATCGGAATTGCTGTCGAGTTTTGTGTTCATGTAATGCATGCCTTCTTG GTAAACAGTGGGGATAGAGGATCTCGAACCACAGTGGCTGTGTCTACCATGGGTGCTTCAGTATTCAG TGGGATTACCCTTACGAAGCTAGTCGGAGTTATTGTCTTGCGTTTCTCAAAATCTGAAGTTTTTGTG GTTTACTTCTTCCAAATGTATATGGCATTGGTCCTCATTGGATTCTTGCATGGACTAGTGTTTCTCCCG GTGATCTTGAGCATTTGTGGTCCTCCTCCAAGATCTATATGTCAGCTGAGAACTCAGACTAGCTGA
- the LOC135597631 gene encoding uncharacterized protein LOC135597631 isoform X4, whose protein sequence is MELRRWGFLLLVASSIQFISISFPARGQPSNSQEVRGEGYCSMYGICGQRSDGKVLSCPNRTHSVKPDKVLSSKIQSLCPTISGNVCCSPDQFDILRGQVQQVIPLLVGCPACLRNFLNLFCELVCSPNQSLFTNVTSVKKVNGNRMAVDAIDFYVTHYFGEQLFNSCKDVKFGSMNTRAMDFIGAGAKNYPEWFAYLGHQANSNEPGSPYAITFRSKSNDSSGMMPMNVTAYSCVDSSLGCSCGDCPSSSVCFDSLPPAPHVKQFCSIKIVSLKVKCLDLSLAIGYLFLISAFLLWGFVYRKERTDTLRTKPSINVNEESKLNSDEKQEILCISQISEAPPVVKAQQPVAQRYMSNFFRKYGSFVSKHPTLVLCLSLAVPLLLCLGLIHFEVETRPEKLWVGPGSKTAKEKQFFDSTLAPFSRIEQLILASILDSNGERAPSIVTDKNLKLLFELQKKVDGLRANYSGSMVSLTDICLKPLGRNCATQSVLQYFKMDPQNYDAYGGLDHVQYCFQHFSSAEKCLSEFQAPLDPSTALGGFSGSNYSEALAFVITYPVNNELDKKSTEYAKSVAWEKAFIRLMQDELVPMVQPQNLTLSFSSESSIEEELKRESTADVITILVSYLVMFAYISITLGDRCQLSSSFVSSKVGVDNMCILVHAVKRQPLELVLEERISNALVEVGPSITLASLSEVMAFAVGSFIPMPACRVFSMFAALAVLLDFILQVTAFVSLIIFDFLRAEDDRVDCVPCIRLASSSSADEGIVKQDLGLLTRYMKDVHAPLLSLQGVKIVVVAVFFGFAFASIALCTRVQPGLEQKVVLPRDSYLQSYFDDIAKYLRVGPPLYFVLKDFNYSLESRNTNQICSISQCDPNSFLNEITKASLVPSSSYIAKPAASWLDDFLIWLSPEAFSCCREFLNGSYCPPDDQPPCCQPNDGLCTTGVECKDCTTCFLYSDLHDGRPSTVQFMEKLPWFLSALPSSNCAKGGKGAYTNSVNISGYESGIIQASAFRTYHTPLSKQSDYVNSMKAARDFSSKLSDSLKMEIFPYSVFYIFFEQYLDIWRTALINISIGLDLLIGAVFIVCLILTSSIWITAIILLVLTMIIIDMLGVMAILDIQLNAISVVNLVMSIGIAVEFCVHVMHAFLVNSGDRGSRTTVAVSTMGASVFSGITLTKLVGVIVLRFSKSEVFVVYFFQMYMALVLIGFLHGLVFLPVILSICGPPPRSICQLRTQTS, encoded by the exons TGACATATTACGTGGCCAAGTCCAGCAA GTAATTCCCCTTCTTGTGGGTTGCCCAGCTTGCTTGAGAAACTTTTTGAATCTCTTTTGTGAGCTTGTTTGCTCTCCCAATCAAAGCCTATTTACTAATGTGACATCAGTCAAGAAG GTGAATGGTAATAGGATGGCTGTTGATGCAATAGATTTTTATGTAACTCATTACTTTGGAGAGCAATTATTTAACTCATGCAAGGATGTGAAGTTTGGTTCTATGAATACTCGTGCAATGGATTTTATTGGTGCTGGCGCCAAAAATTATCCTG AGTGGTTTGCATATCTTGGTCATCAAGCAAATTCTAATGAACCTGGCTCACCCTATGCAATTACTTTTCGATCAAAGTCTAATGACTCATCTGGAATGATGCCTATGAATGTAACTGCTTATTCATGTGTTGACTCttctttgggctgttcttgtggtgATTGTCCTTCATCTTCTGTATGCTTTGATTCTTTGCCACCAGCTCCACATGTGAAACAATTTTGTTCAATCAAAATTGTTTCTTTAAAG GTCAAATGTTTGGATTTGTCATTAGCAATTGGGTACCTTTTCTTAATTTCTGCTTTTCTACTATGGGGTTTTGTATACAGAAAAGAAAGAACTGATACCTTAAGAACAAAACCTTCAATCAATGTGAATGAAGAGAGCAAACTCAATTCTGATGAAAAGCAGGAAATTCTTTGCATTTCACAG ATATCTGAAGCACCTCCAGTAGTTAAGGCACAGCAACCTGTTGCTCAACGTTATATGTCAAACTTCTTCAG GAAGTATGGAAGTTTTGTTTCCAAACATCCAACTCTTGTTTTGTGCTTATCATTGGCTGTTCCTCTTCTTCTATGCCTAGGACTTATCCATTTCGAGGTGGAAACTCGTCCTGAGAAG CTATGGGTTGGTCCTGGAAGTAAGACTgcaaaagaaaaacaattttttgaTAGCACCCTTGCTCCTTTCTCCAGAATTGAACAG CTTATATTAGCAAGTATTCTGGATTCAAATGGTGAGAGAGCACCAAGTATTGTGACTGACAAAAACCTAAAGTTACTTTTTGAATTACAAAAGAAG gtTGATGGGCTTCGTGCAAATTATTCTGGATCCATGGTTTCCCTAACTGATATCTGCTTGAAGCCACTTGGTAGAAATTGCGCCACTCAGAGTGTTCTGCAG TATTTCAAAATGGATCCCCAAAACTATGATGCATATGGAGGTTTAGACCATGTTCAATACTGTTTTCAG CATTTCTCTTCTGCCGAAAAATGCTTGAGTGAGTTTCAAGCTCCTCTTGATCCCAGCACAGCATTAGGGGGATTTTCAGGAAGTAATTACTCAGAG GCCTTGGCTTTTGTAATAACTTATCCCGTGAACAATGAGCTTGATAAAAAAAGCACTGAATATGCAAAGTCTGTTGCCTGGGAGAAGGCTTTCATTCGCTTAATGCAG GATGAGCTTGTACCAATGGTGCAGCCACAGAATCTTACACTTTCTTTTTCATCAGAAAGCTCTATTGAGGAAGAATTAAAAAGAGAAAGTACTGCTGATGTGATAACTATATTG GTGAGCTATCTTGTAATGTTTGCTTATATATCCATCACGCTGGGAGACAGATGTCAATTGTCATCTTCCTTTGTTTCTTCTAAG GTTGGAGTGGATAACATGTGTATTCTTGTACATGCTGTTAAACGCCAACCATTAGAGTTGGTTTTAGAAGAACGGATAAGTAATGCACTCGTGGAAGTTGGGCCATCTATCACCCTTGCTAGTTTGTCTGAAGTTATGGCCTTTGCTGTGGGTAGTTTTATACCAATGCCTGCATGTCGTGTTTTCTCCATGTTTGCTG CATTGGCTGTTCTACTGGATTTCATTTTGCAAGTTACAGCTTTTGTTTCTCTGATAATCTTTGACTTCTTAAGAGCTGAAGATGACAGAGTTGATTGTGTTCCATGTATTAGACTTGCATCAAGCAGCAGCGCAGATGAAG GTATTGTCAAACAGGATCTTGGGTTGCTCACACGCTATATGAAG GATGTCCATGCACCTCTTCTTAGCCTTCAAGGAGTCAAGATTGTTGTAGTTGCTGTATTCTTTGGCTTTGCTTTTGCAAGCATT GCTCTATGTACCCGAGTTCAACCTGGTCTGGAGCAGAAAGTTGTCCTTCCCCGTGATTCATATCTGCAG agttattttgatgatattgCAAAGTATCTCAGAGTGGGACCACCATTATACTTTGTTCTAAAGGACTTCAACTACAG CTTGGAAtcaagaaatacaaaccaaataTGTTCGATCAGCCAGTGTGATCCAAACTCTTTCTTGAATGAG ATTACAAAAGCATCATTGGTGCCATCATCAAGTTATATCGCTAAACCTGCTGCTTCATGGCTAGATGATTTTCTTATTTGGTTATCCCCTGAAGCATTTAGCTGCTGTCGGGAGTTTTTGAATGGGAGCTATTGCCCCCCAGATGATCAG CCTCCTTGTTGCCAACCAAATGATGGATTATGTACAACTGGTGTTGAATGCAAAGACTGTACAACG TGCTTCCTCTATTCAGATTTGCATGATGGCCGACCATCAACAGTGCAATTCATGGAAAAGCTTCCATGGTTTCTCAGTGCTCTGCCATCTTCTAATTGTGCCAAGGGTGGTAAAGGAGCTTACACAAACAGTGTGAATATCTCCG GCTATGAGAGTGGTATAATTCAAGCATCAGCTTTCCGTACTTATCATACACCACTTAGTAAACAA AGTGACTATGTGAACTCGATGAAAGCTGCACGGGATTTTAGCTCTAAGTTGTCTGATTCACTGAAG ATGGAAATCTTTCCCTATTCAGTGTTCTACATATTTTTTGAGCAATATTTAGATATATGGAGGACCGCTTTGATCAACATCTCAATCGGCCTAG ATTTGTTGATAGGTGCTGTATTTATTGTTTGCCTGATTCTCACTAGCAG CATATGGATCACAGCGATAATATTATTGGTCTTGACAAtgattattattgatatgctg GGAGTCATGGCTATCCTGGACATTCAATTGAATGCAATTTCTGTTGTAAACCTTGTGATGTCAATCGGAATTGCTGTCGAGTTTTGTGTTCATGTAATGCATGCCTTCTTG GTAAACAGTGGGGATAGAGGATCTCGAACCACAGTGGCTGTGTCTACCATGGGTGCTTCAGTATTCAG TGGGATTACCCTTACGAAGCTAGTCGGAGTTATTGTCTTGCGTTTCTCAAAATCTGAAGTTTTTGTG GTTTACTTCTTCCAAATGTATATGGCATTGGTCCTCATTGGATTCTTGCATGGACTAGTGTTTCTCCCG GTGATCTTGAGCATTTGTGGTCCTCCTCCAAGATCTATATGTCAGCTGAGAACTCAGACTAGCTGA